GGTGCGGGGACCCTCATCTCGCCGGCGCAGGTGTCCGACGCGCTCGCCGCCGGGGCCCGCTTTCTTGTCAGCCCGGGCTGGACCGACGTACTGCTGGAGTCCATGAGGGCGTCCGGTGTGCCGTTTCTGCCGGGGGTGTCGACGACGTCGGAGGTCGTGGCTCTGTTGGAGCGTGGGGTGCGGGAGATGAAGTTCTTCCCGGCGGAGGCGGCGGGCGGCACCGCGTATCTGAAGTCGCTGTCCGGGCCGCTCCCTCAGGCCCGGTTCTGTCCGACCGGGGGGATCGGCCCCGCGAACGCGCCCGAGTATCTCGCGCTGCCCAACGTCAGCTGTGTGGGCGGTAGTTGGAT
This genomic interval from Streptomyces sp. B21-083 contains the following:
- the eda gene encoding bifunctional 4-hydroxy-2-oxoglutarate aldolase/2-dehydro-3-deoxy-phosphogluconate aldolase produces the protein MRRMAPLPVSSVLDLAPVVPVVVVEELVDAVPLARALVAGGLPAIEVTLRTPVALDAIRAVADAVPDAVVGAGTLISPAQVSDALAAGARFLVSPGWTDVLLESMRASGVPFLPGVSTTSEVVALLERGVREMKFFPAEAAGGTAYLKSLSGPLPQARFCPTGGIGPANAPEYLALPNVSCVGGSWMLPADAIAARDWDRVEALARQASTLK